Part of the Sphingomonas sp. KR3-1 genome is shown below.
CGCCGAATAGGCCCGCATGTCCGAGGTGACGATCACCAGCATGAAGCTCACGCCGCCGGTAACGTAATAGCATTGCTGCACCTCGGCGGTGTCGAGGAACAGCTGCCGCGCCTGCTCCACCGTCGGCGCGCGCTCGTCGATCAATTGCACCTCGACGATCGAGGTGATGGTAAGCGGCACCGCGTCGGGATCGACGATCGCCACGTTGCGCGCGATCACGCCCGACGCCTCGATCGCGGCGATCCGCCTTTGCACTGCCGCCGCCGAAAGGCTCACCGCCTCGCCGATCTTTCGCTGCGGCAGCTTGTTGTCCGCCTGCACGAGTCGCAGGATCGCGCGGTCGAAGCGGTCGAGGTCGCGCGGGGCTTTGTTGAGCGGATCGGGCATGCGCCGGGTTTTTGTTGCATTCGGCCTGCCAATCAAGAGCGCCTGGCTCGCATAAGTGATGATATTCCCCGCCGTGGAAGGGGAATGACATGCCGCAGGACCGCCGATCGCTGGCGCTGGGCGTCCTGTGCGGCGCCGCTGCCGGTGCGCTCTGGGGCCTGGTGTTCCTCGCGCCCGAGTTCGCCCGCGCCTTTAGTCCGCTCGAGCTGACCATCGGCCGCTACCTCGCTTATGGCCTGCTCTCCGCCGCACTGCTCGCGCCGCGCTGGCGCCGCGTCTTCGCGCACCTCCACGCCGCCGAATGGCGCGCGCTGCTCTGGCTCGGGCTCGCCGGCAACACGCTCTATTATGTTCTGCTCGCCAGCGCGGTGCAGCTCGGCGGCGCGGCGATGACCTCGCTGGTGATCGGCTTCCTCCCCGTGCTGGTGACCATCGCCGGCAGCCGCGCCCAGGGGGCGGTGCCGCTCGCCCGGCTCGCGCCTTCGCTACTGCTCTGCGCGGCCGGCGCGGCGTGCATTGGCGGCCAGGCGCTGTTCCTGCCCTCGACGCGCCCGGTGGCTGCCCAGCTCGCGGGCTTCGCCTGCGCGCTTGGCGCGCTCGCGTCCTGGGGAGCCTTCGCGATCGGCAACAGCCATATGCTCGCCCGGGTCAGGGCCATCTCCGCGCATGACTGGAGCCTGTTGATCGGCATCGTCACCGGGGCGCAGAGCCTCGCGCTGATCCCGCTCGCGCTGCTGCTCGGCACCGCGCACCACGGGCCCATGGACTGGGCGCTGTTCGCCGCGGTCTCGATCGGCGTCGCGCTGTTCGCCTCGGTGATCGGCAACGCGCTGTGGAACCGGATGAGCCGCCTGTTGCCGCTTACGCTCGCCGGGCAGATGATCACCTTCGAGACACTGTTCGCGCTGCTCTACGCCTTCGCCTGGGAGGGCAGGGGCCCGACGCTACTCGAAGCGGCGGCGTTCGCGCTGGTGGTGGCGAGCGTGGTGACCTGCCTCGCGGCGCATCGGCGGCCTGCAAATCCCTCTCCCGCGAAGCGGTAGAGGGAGTTAGCTCCCCACCAAGCTCCGCGCCACCGCCTCGGCGGCCTTGATCCCGTCGATCGCGGCGGAGAGGATCCCGCCCGCATAGCCCGCGCCTTCGCCGGCCGGGAACAGCTGCGCGACGTTCAGGCTCTGGTGATCCTTCCCCCGCGTGATCCGCACCGGCGAGGAGGTCCGCGTCTCCACGCCCGTCATGATCGCATCGTGATGGTCGTAGTTCGCGATCTGCCGCCCGAACACCGGCAGCGCCTCGCGGAACGCCTCGATCACGAAGCCGGGCAGGCATTCGGCCAGGTCGGTCATCTTCACCCCCGGCTTGTACGACGGGATGACTTCGCCCAGCGCAGTCGAGGCGCGCCCCGCGAGCAGGTCGCCGACCAGCTGCCCGGGCGCATGATAGTTGGAGCCGCCGGCGAGGAACGCCATGTCCTCCCAGTGCCGTTGCAGCTCGATCCCGGCGAGCGGCCCGCCCGGAAAGTCCTTCGCCGGATCGATCGCCACCACCAGTCCCGAATTCGCATTGAACTCGGCGCGCGAATATTGGCTCATCCCGTTGGTGACGACGCGGCCTTCCTCGCTGGTCGCCGCCACCACGCGTCCGCCTGGGCACATGCAGAAGCTGTAGACGCTGCGCCCGTTCGAGGCGTGATGGACCAGGCTGTACGCCGCCGCGCCCAGGTCCGGATGCCCGGCGCACTGGCCGAAGCGCGCCCGGTCGATCCAGCTCTGCGGATGCTCGATCCGCACCCCGATCGCGAAGGGCTTGGCTTCGATGTGCACGCCGCGGCGGTGGAGCATCTCGAAGGTCGGCCGCGCGCTGTGCCCTACGGCGAGCACGACATGATCGGCCTCGAGGAAGCTGCTCTCGCCCGCCGCAAGATCGTGCAGGTGCAGGCCGCGCATCCGCTGGTTGCCGTCGGGCAGCCGCTCGAGCTCGAGATCGTCGACCCGCGTCTCCCAGCGATATTCGCCGCCGAGCGCCTCGATCGTCCGGCGCATGCTTTCGACCATCGTGACCAGCCGGAAGGTGCCGATATGCGGATGCGCTTCCCACAGGATGTCGTCGGGCGCGCCGGCCTTCACGAACTCCTCGAGCACCTTGCGGCCGAGGAAGCGCGGGTCCTTCACCCGGCAATAGAGCTTGCCGTCGGAAAAGGTGCCGGCGCCGCCCTCGCCGAACTGGACGTTGCTGTCAGGGTTGAGCTCGCCGCGCCGCCACAGGCCCCAGGTGTCCTTGGTCCGCTGGCGCACCACCTTGCCGCGGTCGAGGATGATCGGCCGGAATCCCATTTGCGCCAGGATCAGCCCGGCGAACAGCCCGCACGGCCCCGCGCCGATCACCACCGGGCGCACGCCGCTCCAGCCGGCGGGTGCCATCACCGGGAAGTTGTAGCGCATGTCCGGTGTCGGGCGCAGGTCCTTGTCGTCCGGAAAGCGCGCCAGCACCGCGGCCTCGTCGGCCAGTTCGACATCGACGGTGTAGACCAGCTGGATCGCGTTGCGCCGGCGCGCGTCGTTGCCGCGGCGATAGACGCTATGGCCCTTCAGTTCGGCAGGTTCGATGCCCAGCCGCGTGGCGATCGCCGCGGGCAGGGCCTCGGGCGCATGGTCGAGCGGCAGATAGAGTCCGGAAAGGCGAAGCATCGCGAGCCTCTAGCGGGGAATGGGCTGCAAACCAAACCCCTCTCCCCATCGGGGAGAGGGAGGGGCCCGCTCGGCAAAGCCGAGTGGGAGGGAGAGGGGCAGGGGAAAGGTTCCGGATTGCCCCTCTCCCGACCTCGCTACGCTCGGCCACCCTCTCCCCGAGGGGGAGAGGGGAAGTTGCTTGCAATGTAGGATTTCGTCTGGTTTCCTTGGCCCATGACCGGGTCCGGGCCCCGCCGTTCCAGAAAATGCGCCTCTGCGCCGCCCCCGATCGCTCCAAAACAAAGTGAAACGATTTGCCTCGACTCCCTTCACTTTGCCGCCGCGCTTGCCCCGTCGGCGGCCCCTTTCCGCCGCAATCGCTTGGCACTGGGAAACGATATCACTAGAGGGACCCCATGACCGACCGCGCTTCCGTCTTCGAGACCGTCACCGCCCAGATCGAGCCTTTCAACAAGAAGGGCGTCGCGCTGACCGACAGCACCACCTTCGCCGGCGACCTGGAGTGGGACAGCCTGACCGTGATGGATTTCGTCGCGGCGATTGAGGACGAGTTCGACATCATCATCACGATGAACATGCAGGCCGAGATCGAGAATATCGGCCAGCTGGTCGATGCCGTGCAGAAGCTCAAGGGCTAACAGCGGTGACCGACGGACTGAACACGCCCGACGCGCTGCCCGCCAACCCGGCCGATGTGGCGCCCGAAACCGACCTGATGTCGAAGTTCGATGCGCTGATCAACGAGCGCGAGCGGCTGCTCGCCAGCGGCGTCACCGATCCCTATGCGGTGGTGATGGAGCAGGTGAAGTCGCCCACCCAGGCGGTGATCAAGGGCAAGGACACGATCCTGCTCGGCACCTACAACTACATGGGCATGACCTTCGATCCGGACGTCATCCAGGCCGGCAAGGACGCGCTCGACAAGTTCGGCTCGGGCACCAACGGCAGCCGCATGCTCAACGGCACCTTCCACGATCACATGGAAGTCGAGCAGGCGCTGCGCGATTTCTACGGCGTCTCGGGCGCGATCGTCTTCTCGACCGGCTACATGGCCAATCTCGGCATGATCTCCACTTTGGTGGGCAAGGGCGAGTATGTCATCCTCGACGCGGACAGCCACGCGTCGATCTATGACGGCTGCAAGCAGGGCAATGCCGAGATCGTCCGCTTCCGCCACAACAGCGTCGAGGATCTCGACAAGCGCCTTGGCCGCCTGCCCAAGGAAGCCGGCAAGCTGGTCGTGCTCGAGGGCGTCTATTCGATGCTCGGCGACATCGCGCCGCTCAAGGAAATGGTCGAAGTCGCCAAGAAGCACGGCGCGATGGTGCTGTCGGACGAGGCGCACTCGATGGGCTTTTTCGGCCCCAATGGCCGCGGCGTTTATGAGGAGCAGGGGCTCGAGGGCCAGGTCGATTTCGTCGTCGGCACCTTCTCCAAGTCGGTCGGCACCGTCGGCGGCTTCTGCGTGTCGAACCACCCGAAGTTCGAGGCGATCCGCCTCGCCTGCCGCCCGTACATCTTCACTGCGTCGCTGCCGCCTTCGGTGGTCGCCACCGCGGCGATGTCGATCCGCAAGCTGATGCATGCGCACAACAAGCGCCAGCATCTGTGGGAAAATGCCCGCACGCTGCATGGCGGGCTCAAGGAAATGGGCTTCAAGCTCGGCACCGAGAACCCCGATTCGGCGATCATCGCGGTGATCCTCGAGGATCAGGTGCAGGGCGCGATGATGTGGCAGGCGCTGCTCGATGGCGGTCTCTATGTGAACCTCGCCCGCCCGCCCGCGACGCCGGCCGGCACCTTCCTGCTGCGCTGCTCGCTCTGCGCCGAGCACACGCCCGAGCAGATCCAGACCGTGCTGGGCATGTTCAAGGCGGCGGGCCAGGCAGTGGGCGTGATCGGCTGAGGATGCTTCCCACGATCGTTCGGCTCGATTAAAACCGTCGGCGGAATGAGCGAGAGCAACACTGCCCTGGATCGGGTTGTCCGGGCGAGCAACTGGCGTTTCATGCTGCTCGGCGCGCTGGCGCTGCTCGGCATCGCCGTGCTCGCCGCGGTGGCGCTCATCCAGCAGCGCACCGACGCCGAGCGCGACCGGGCGATCTCGCTCCAGCAGCACACCTTCGAAGTGATCATGCGCGCCAACCAGCTCTCCGGCGCGATCGCCGAGGCGGAGGCGGCGCTGGGTCGCTATGTCGTCAGCGCCGACAAGAAGCTCGGCCGGCAATATAGCGAGCAGTGGGACCGCGCCGGCGAGCAGCTCGAGCGGCTGCGCCAGGCGACTGCGGACAATCCCGCCCAGGTCGAGCGGCTCGCCGAGCTCAAGCGTGCCTTCGATGCCCGCGGCAAGGAGCTCGCCACCACCGCGCTCTATTCGGCGTTCAAGCGCGACCGCGATGCCTGGGGCAGCTATTATCAGGTCCGCCAGAGCCCGGCACGCAGCAAGCTCGAGGCGTTGCTCGACCAGATCGTCGATTCCGAGCGCGTGCTTCTCCAGGACCGCACCCGGGCGGCCTCGGCGCTGATCGCCAATTCGGGGCTTGCATCGCGGGTCCTCACGGCGTTCGGCATCCTGATCGTGCTCGGCGCGGTGCTGCTCGGCTGGCTGGCGATCGAGGCGCTGAGCGAGCGCGCGGTCGCCGATGCCAATGCCGATGCCGAGCGCGAGCGCGCCGTCGAACTGCAGCAGGCCGTCGCCGAGGCGACCGAGCAACTCCGCGCCGAGGCGGGCGAGCGCGAGGCGGCGCAGGAGCAGCTCCGCCAGGCGCAGAAGATGGAGGCGGTCGGCCAGCTGACTGGTGGGATCGCGCATGATTTCAACAACATGCTCGCCGTCGTTCTGGGAGGTTTGGAGCTAGCCAAGCGCCACCTCCACACCGGCGGCCCCGATGCCCAGCGCCATATCGAGAATGCGATGGAGGGCGCCAATCGCGCTGCCGCGCTCACTCGCCGCCTGCTCGCCTTTTCCCGTGCCGAGCCGCTGCTTCCCGAAGCCGTCGAGGCGGGGGCACTGATCGAGGGCATGGAAGACCTGCTCGACCGCACGCTGGGCGACGGCGTCGCGGTCGAGACGCGGGATGCCGGCAAGGGCTGGCGGATCTGGGTCGATCGCCACCAGCTCGAGAATGCGCTGCTCAACTTGGCGGTGAATGCCCGCGATGCGATGGAGGGGCAGGGCACGCTGCGCATCGTCACCGGTGGTACCTCGCTTGCCGAGAACCAGATCGGAGAGAGCCTGGCCGGCGACTATGTCACGATCGAGGTCGGCGACACCGGCATGGGCATGACGCCCGACGTGCTCGAGCGCGTGTTCGAGCCCTTCTTCACCACCAAGCCGGTCGGCCAGGGCACCGGCCTCGGGCTCAGCCAGATCTTCGGCTTCGTCCGCCAGTCGGGCGGCGAGATCGGCATCGATACCGTGCCGGGTCAGGGCACGCGCGTCACGCTCTACATGCCACGCTACATCGGCGAGGCGGTGGCGGAAGCGGCCCCTGCCGCCGAGCGGGCCTCGGTGCCGAGCGACCGCGCGCTCGAGATCCTGGTGGTCGAGGACGATCCCCGCGTGCTGGCGCTCAGCTTGGGCGCGCTTCAGGAGCTAGGCCACCGCGCCACCGGCTGCGAGGATCCGCTGGCAGCGCCCGCCGCGATCGCCGCGATGCCGTCGCTCGACCTGATCGTGTCCGACGTGCTGATGCCGGGCCAGACCGGCCCCGAGATGATCGCGGCGCTGAATGGACGGATCGATGGAGTAGCGGTGCTGTTCGTCACCGGCTTCGCCGGCGAGGCCGATGCCGCGATCTTCCAGGGCCGCACCGTACTGCGCAAACCCTTTACCATCGCCGGGCTGGAAGCGGCGGTGGAGGAAGCGATGGGGCAGGAAGCGCGCCGCGCGGGCAGGGCTGCGGCGGTGTAGCCTAGTGCAATTCCCGGATCGCCGCCGCTACGTCGCGCAGATCATTGCCCAGCTGATGATCCCGGCCCTGCAATAGGTGCACGTCGAGCTGCGGGATCGC
Proteins encoded:
- a CDS encoding aminotransferase class I/II-fold pyridoxal phosphate-dependent enzyme, coding for MSKFDALINERERLLASGVTDPYAVVMEQVKSPTQAVIKGKDTILLGTYNYMGMTFDPDVIQAGKDALDKFGSGTNGSRMLNGTFHDHMEVEQALRDFYGVSGAIVFSTGYMANLGMISTLVGKGEYVILDADSHASIYDGCKQGNAEIVRFRHNSVEDLDKRLGRLPKEAGKLVVLEGVYSMLGDIAPLKEMVEVAKKHGAMVLSDEAHSMGFFGPNGRGVYEEQGLEGQVDFVVGTFSKSVGTVGGFCVSNHPKFEAIRLACRPYIFTASLPPSVVATAAMSIRKLMHAHNKRQHLWENARTLHGGLKEMGFKLGTENPDSAIIAVILEDQVQGAMMWQALLDGGLYVNLARPPATPAGTFLLRCSLCAEHTPEQIQTVLGMFKAAGQAVGVIG
- a CDS encoding ATP-binding protein; the protein is MSESNTALDRVVRASNWRFMLLGALALLGIAVLAAVALIQQRTDAERDRAISLQQHTFEVIMRANQLSGAIAEAEAALGRYVVSADKKLGRQYSEQWDRAGEQLERLRQATADNPAQVERLAELKRAFDARGKELATTALYSAFKRDRDAWGSYYQVRQSPARSKLEALLDQIVDSERVLLQDRTRAASALIANSGLASRVLTAFGILIVLGAVLLGWLAIEALSERAVADANADAERERAVELQQAVAEATEQLRAEAGEREAAQEQLRQAQKMEAVGQLTGGIAHDFNNMLAVVLGGLELAKRHLHTGGPDAQRHIENAMEGANRAAALTRRLLAFSRAEPLLPEAVEAGALIEGMEDLLDRTLGDGVAVETRDAGKGWRIWVDRHQLENALLNLAVNARDAMEGQGTLRIVTGGTSLAENQIGESLAGDYVTIEVGDTGMGMTPDVLERVFEPFFTTKPVGQGTGLGLSQIFGFVRQSGGEIGIDTVPGQGTRVTLYMPRYIGEAVAEAAPAAERASVPSDRALEILVVEDDPRVLALSLGALQELGHRATGCEDPLAAPAAIAAMPSLDLIVSDVLMPGQTGPEMIAALNGRIDGVAVLFVTGFAGEADAAIFQGRTVLRKPFTIAGLEAAVEEAMGQEARRAGRAAAV
- a CDS encoding DMT family transporter, which produces MPQDRRSLALGVLCGAAAGALWGLVFLAPEFARAFSPLELTIGRYLAYGLLSAALLAPRWRRVFAHLHAAEWRALLWLGLAGNTLYYVLLASAVQLGGAAMTSLVIGFLPVLVTIAGSRAQGAVPLARLAPSLLLCAAGAACIGGQALFLPSTRPVAAQLAGFACALGALASWGAFAIGNSHMLARVRAISAHDWSLLIGIVTGAQSLALIPLALLLGTAHHGPMDWALFAAVSIGVALFASVIGNALWNRMSRLLPLTLAGQMITFETLFALLYAFAWEGRGPTLLEAAAFALVVASVVTCLAAHRRPANPSPAKR
- a CDS encoding FAD-dependent protein, yielding MLRLSGLYLPLDHAPEALPAAIATRLGIEPAELKGHSVYRRGNDARRRNAIQLVYTVDVELADEAAVLARFPDDKDLRPTPDMRYNFPVMAPAGWSGVRPVVIGAGPCGLFAGLILAQMGFRPIILDRGKVVRQRTKDTWGLWRRGELNPDSNVQFGEGGAGTFSDGKLYCRVKDPRFLGRKVLEEFVKAGAPDDILWEAHPHIGTFRLVTMVESMRRTIEALGGEYRWETRVDDLELERLPDGNQRMRGLHLHDLAAGESSFLEADHVVLAVGHSARPTFEMLHRRGVHIEAKPFAIGVRIEHPQSWIDRARFGQCAGHPDLGAAAYSLVHHASNGRSVYSFCMCPGGRVVAATSEEGRVVTNGMSQYSRAEFNANSGLVVAIDPAKDFPGGPLAGIELQRHWEDMAFLAGGSNYHAPGQLVGDLLAGRASTALGEVIPSYKPGVKMTDLAECLPGFVIEAFREALPVFGRQIANYDHHDAIMTGVETRTSSPVRITRGKDHQSLNVAQLFPAGEGAGYAGGILSAAIDGIKAAEAVARSLVGS
- a CDS encoding Lrp/AsnC family transcriptional regulator, which produces MPDPLNKAPRDLDRFDRAILRLVQADNKLPQRKIGEAVSLSAAAVQRRIAAIEASGVIARNVAIVDPDAVPLTITSIVEVQLIDERAPTVEQARQLFLDTAEVQQCYYVTGGVSFMLVIVTSDMRAYSALTKRLFSENAFIASYRSLIALDRVKAGTDVIIP
- a CDS encoding acyl carrier protein; the protein is MTDRASVFETVTAQIEPFNKKGVALTDSTTFAGDLEWDSLTVMDFVAAIEDEFDIIITMNMQAEIENIGQLVDAVQKLKG